One genomic region from Pseudomonas sp. R5-89-07 encodes:
- a CDS encoding carbohydrate ABC transporter permease → MSKRKLVPLLIYILFLLVPIYWLLNMSFKSNTEILGGLTLFPQDFTLANYKVIFTDPSWYTGYLNSLYYVSLNTVISLSVALPAAYAFSRYRFLGDKHLFFWLLTNRMAPPAVFLLPFFQLYSSIGLFDTHIAVALAHCLFNVPLAVWILEGFMSGVPKEIDETAYIDGYSFPKFFVKIFIPLIGSGIGVTAFFCFMFSWVELLLARTLTSVNAKPIAAVMTRTVSASGIDWGVLAAAGVLTILPGMLVIWFVRNHVAKGFALGRV, encoded by the coding sequence ATGAGCAAGCGCAAGCTGGTTCCATTACTGATCTACATCCTGTTCCTGCTGGTGCCGATCTACTGGTTGCTGAACATGTCGTTCAAGAGCAACACCGAAATCCTCGGCGGGCTGACGCTGTTTCCGCAGGATTTCACCCTGGCCAACTACAAGGTGATCTTCACTGACCCGAGCTGGTACACCGGCTACCTCAACTCGCTGTACTACGTGAGCTTGAACACGGTGATTTCCCTGAGCGTGGCCTTGCCGGCGGCCTACGCGTTTTCGCGCTACCGTTTCCTGGGCGACAAGCACCTGTTCTTCTGGCTGCTGACCAACCGCATGGCGCCGCCCGCGGTGTTCCTGCTGCCGTTTTTCCAGCTGTATTCGTCCATCGGCCTGTTCGATACGCATATCGCGGTGGCACTCGCCCATTGTCTGTTCAACGTGCCGCTGGCAGTGTGGATCCTTGAAGGGTTCATGTCCGGCGTGCCCAAGGAAATCGACGAAACCGCCTACATTGATGGCTACTCGTTTCCCAAGTTCTTCGTGAAAATTTTCATCCCGTTGATCGGTTCCGGCATCGGCGTCACGGCGTTTTTCTGCTTCATGTTTTCCTGGGTCGAACTGTTGCTGGCGCGCACCTTGACCTCGGTCAACGCCAAGCCCATCGCGGCAGTGATGACCCGCACGGTGTCGGCCTCGGGTATCGACTGGGGCGTGCTGGCGGCGGCGGGGGTGTTGACCATCCTGCCGGGCATGCTGGTGATCTGGTTTGTTCGTAACCACGTGGCCAAGGGCTTTGCCCTGGGCCGGGTCTAG
- a CDS encoding ABC transporter substrate-binding protein, giving the protein MLNKNNKLRHSISLAAVLALSGLSASAWADAYEDAAKKWIGSEFKPSTLTAEQQLEELKWFIKASEPFRGMKINVVSETLTTHEYESKVLAKAFSEITGIKLTHDLLQEGDVVEKLQTQMQSDKNIYDGWVNDSDLIGTHFRYGKTESITDLMANEGKDFTSPTLDLKDFIGLSFTTAPDGKVYQLPDQQFANLYWFRADWFERPELKAKFKEKYGYDLGVPVNWSAYEDIAKFFSEDVKEIDGKRIYGHMDYGKKDPSLGWRFTDAWFSMAGGGDKGLPNGLPVDEWGIRVEDCHPVGSSVTRGGDTNGPAAVFATQKYVDWMKAYAPPEAAGMTFSESGPVPSQGNIAQQIFWYTAFTADMTKPGLPVVNADGTPKWRMAPSPVGPYWEKGMKKGYQDVGSWTFLKSTPEKQKLAAWLYAQFVTSKTVSLKKTIVGLTPIRESDINSQAMTDLAPKLGGLVEFYRSPARVEWTPTGTNVPDYPRLAQLWWSNIAAAASGEKTPQQALDNLAKEQDAIMTRLERSKVQPVCGPKMNPERDAQYWFDQPGAPKPKLANEKPKGETVNYNDLLKQWEAARK; this is encoded by the coding sequence ATGTTGAATAAAAACAATAAGCTGCGACATAGCATTTCATTGGCTGCCGTACTGGCCCTCAGTGGTTTGAGCGCTTCGGCCTGGGCCGATGCGTATGAAGATGCGGCGAAAAAGTGGATCGGCAGCGAGTTCAAACCGTCTACCCTCACGGCCGAACAGCAACTGGAGGAATTGAAGTGGTTTATCAAGGCCTCCGAGCCGTTCCGTGGGATGAAGATCAACGTGGTGTCGGAAACCCTCACCACCCACGAGTATGAATCCAAGGTACTGGCCAAGGCCTTCAGCGAAATCACCGGGATCAAGCTGACCCACGACCTGCTGCAGGAAGGCGACGTGGTGGAAAAGCTGCAAACCCAGATGCAGTCCGACAAGAACATCTATGACGGCTGGGTCAACGACTCGGACCTGATCGGCACGCACTTTCGCTACGGCAAGACCGAATCCATCACCGACCTGATGGCCAACGAAGGCAAGGACTTCACCTCGCCAACCCTGGACCTCAAGGACTTTATCGGCCTGTCGTTCACCACCGCCCCGGACGGCAAGGTCTACCAGTTGCCTGACCAGCAGTTCGCCAACCTTTACTGGTTCCGCGCCGACTGGTTCGAGCGCCCGGAGCTTAAAGCCAAATTCAAGGAAAAGTACGGCTATGACCTCGGCGTGCCGGTGAACTGGTCGGCCTATGAAGACATCGCCAAATTCTTCAGCGAAGACGTCAAGGAAATCGACGGAAAGCGTATCTACGGGCACATGGACTACGGCAAGAAAGACCCATCCCTGGGCTGGCGCTTCACCGACGCCTGGTTCTCCATGGCCGGTGGCGGCGACAAGGGCCTGCCCAACGGTTTGCCGGTGGACGAGTGGGGCATTCGCGTGGAGGACTGCCACCCGGTGGGCTCCAGCGTTACCCGCGGCGGCGACACCAATGGCCCGGCGGCCGTCTTTGCCACGCAGAAATACGTGGACTGGATGAAAGCCTATGCGCCACCGGAAGCGGCGGGCATGACCTTCTCCGAATCCGGCCCGGTGCCGTCCCAGGGCAACATCGCCCAGCAGATCTTCTGGTACACCGCGTTTACCGCCGACATGACCAAACCGGGCCTGCCGGTGGTCAACGCCGACGGCACGCCGAAATGGCGCATGGCGCCGTCGCCGGTCGGGCCGTATTGGGAGAAGGGCATGAAGAAGGGGTATCAGGACGTAGGCTCCTGGACCTTCCTCAAGTCGACGCCGGAGAAACAGAAACTCGCCGCCTGGCTCTACGCTCAGTTCGTGACCTCCAAAACCGTGTCGCTGAAGAAGACCATCGTCGGCCTGACGCCGATTCGTGAGTCCGACATCAACTCCCAGGCCATGACCGACCTGGCGCCCAAACTCGGCGGCCTGGTGGAGTTCTACCGCAGCCCGGCGCGGGTCGAATGGACCCCAACCGGCACCAACGTGCCGGACTACCCGCGCCTGGCGCAACTGTGGTGGAGCAACATCGCCGCCGCCGCCAGCGGCGAGAAAACCCCGCAACAGGCCCTGGACAACCTGGCCAAGGAACAGGACGCGATCATGACGCGCCTGGAACGCTCCAAGGTTCAACCGGTGTGCGGCCCGAAAATGAACCCCGAGCGAGACGCGCAATACTGGTTCGACCAGCCTGGCGCGCCGAAGCCTAAACTGGCGAACGAGAAGCCCAAAGGCGAGACCGTGAACTACAACGACCTGCTCAAGCAGTGGGAGGCAGCGCGTAAGTAA
- a CDS encoding sigma-54-dependent Fis family transcriptional regulator, protein MAEPLTHDTIIQDSWRRCRAFGLDHQSTPSFDQLPAEGIRQLLESQHSLVQTTHQEVLPYYENILSNSNCLIMLADNQGQVLTSWGTQRFIEPRLARGFSAGASWMEHASGTNAIGTALACAQAVHIEHDEHFLKANRFMTGSAAPIFDAQREIIAVLDVSSDSYLPPSHTLGMVKMMSQTVENRLILNLFRGEHFQLTFNTGLSNLDSQWAGLLIFDESGQVLSANRRADNLLGISLSRVMIDSLFKVSLLELLNQPEGLPFSLQAAGRNRFQCLLKRPRQTPVQARMFNPPAPSRPTAVSLTTLHFGDARVEKAVRQAERLLEKDIPLLIHGETGVGKEVFVKALHQASSRSQQALIAVNCAAIPAELVESELFGYEKGAFTGANQKGSIGLIRKADKGTLFLDEIGDMPLPTQARLLRVLQERCVQPVGSSEVFPVDLRIISATNRALRELVQAGRFREDLYYRIGGLTLELPPLRERSDKQALFQQLWQQHRDPTQWAGLSAEVLKLFEQHPWPGNLRQVSSVLQVALAMAEEQPIRPEHLPDDFFVDLQGPGPTPEPANERLDDSIDLTQRLKAAGGNISHLARELGVSRNTLYKRLRQNEA, encoded by the coding sequence ATGGCCGAACCACTGACTCACGACACCATCATCCAGGACTCCTGGCGCCGTTGCCGCGCCTTCGGCCTGGACCACCAGAGCACGCCCAGCTTTGACCAGTTGCCCGCCGAGGGCATTCGCCAGTTGCTGGAGAGCCAGCATTCACTGGTGCAGACCACTCATCAGGAAGTGCTGCCCTACTACGAAAACATCCTGAGCAATTCCAACTGCCTGATCATGTTGGCCGACAACCAGGGCCAGGTGCTGACCTCGTGGGGCACTCAGCGGTTTATCGAGCCGCGGCTGGCCCGTGGTTTCAGCGCAGGCGCCAGCTGGATGGAACACGCCAGCGGCACCAACGCCATCGGCACCGCGTTGGCCTGCGCCCAGGCCGTGCATATCGAGCACGACGAACACTTCCTCAAGGCCAACCGCTTCATGACCGGTTCGGCGGCGCCGATTTTCGACGCTCAACGCGAGATCATTGCGGTGCTGGACGTCTCCAGCGACAGCTACCTGCCGCCCTCCCACACCCTGGGCATGGTCAAGATGATGAGCCAGACCGTGGAAAACCGGCTGATCCTCAACCTGTTTCGCGGCGAGCACTTCCAGCTGACGTTCAACACCGGCCTGAGCAACCTCGACAGCCAGTGGGCAGGCCTGCTGATCTTCGATGAAAGCGGCCAGGTGCTGTCGGCCAACCGGCGCGCGGACAACCTGCTGGGCATCAGCTTGTCGCGGGTAATGATCGACAGCTTGTTCAAGGTCTCGCTGCTGGAGTTGCTCAATCAGCCGGAGGGCCTGCCGTTCTCCCTGCAAGCGGCGGGACGCAATCGCTTCCAATGCCTGCTCAAGCGGCCCCGGCAGACGCCGGTGCAGGCTCGGATGTTCAACCCACCTGCGCCGTCCAGGCCCACCGCCGTCAGCCTCACGACCCTGCACTTTGGCGATGCACGGGTGGAGAAAGCCGTGCGCCAGGCCGAACGCCTGCTGGAGAAAGACATCCCGCTGTTGATCCACGGCGAAACCGGCGTGGGCAAGGAGGTGTTCGTCAAAGCCCTGCACCAGGCCAGTTCCCGCAGCCAGCAGGCATTGATCGCGGTGAACTGTGCGGCGATTCCGGCTGAGCTGGTGGAATCGGAACTGTTTGGCTACGAAAAAGGTGCGTTCACCGGCGCCAACCAGAAAGGCAGCATCGGCCTGATCCGCAAGGCCGACAAGGGCACGCTGTTTCTCGATGAAATCGGCGACATGCCTCTTCCCACCCAGGCCCGTCTGCTGCGGGTGCTGCAGGAGCGTTGCGTTCAGCCGGTGGGCAGCAGTGAAGTGTTCCCGGTGGACTTGCGCATCATCTCGGCGACCAACCGAGCATTACGGGAACTGGTGCAAGCCGGGCGTTTTCGTGAGGATTTGTACTACCGCATTGGCGGCCTGACCCTGGAACTGCCGCCATTGCGCGAGCGCAGCGACAAGCAGGCGCTGTTTCAGCAACTGTGGCAGCAGCACCGCGACCCCACGCAGTGGGCCGGGCTGAGCGCCGAGGTGCTCAAGCTGTTCGAACAACATCCGTGGCCGGGCAATTTGCGTCAGGTGAGCAGTGTGTTGCAGGTGGCGCTGGCGATGGCCGAAGAACAGCCCATCCGCCCGGAACATCTGCCCGATGACTTTTTTGTGGATTTGCAGGGGCCGGGGCCGACACCGGAGCCCGCCAATGAGCGCCTGGATGACAGCATCGACCTGACGCAGCGCCTGAAAGCAGCGGGCGGCAACATATCCCACCTCGCCCGCGAACTGGGGGTGAGCCGCAATACCCTGTACAAGCGCCTGCGCCAGAACGAAGCCTGA
- a CDS encoding ABC transporter ATP-binding protein, which yields MSLTLEHVSRVVEGQTWIDDANLRFEAGSFNVLLGRTLSGKTSLMRLMAGLDKPDSGRILMNGVDVTQKPVRLRNVSMVYQQFINYPTMTVFENIASPLRQAGVANELIQSKVLETARMLRIEKFLQRHPLELSGGQQQRTAMARALVKDAELILFDEPLVNLDYKLREELRQEMRELFKARHTIAIYATTEPNEALALGGTTTILHEGRVIQSGKAAEVYHQPQSVLAAELFSEPPINLMPGRISGNEVSFANFVHFPLNVDLRPIGEGEFRFGVRPSHISLVPSNDDDLELAVTVEVAEISGSETFLHVRSEHFLLVLHLPGVHEYDVDAPIRVYIPTHKLFVFDGQGRLVQAPGRRVARVA from the coding sequence ATGTCATTGACCCTGGAACATGTCTCCCGCGTTGTCGAAGGCCAAACCTGGATCGACGATGCCAACCTGCGTTTCGAAGCCGGTTCCTTCAACGTTTTGCTCGGCCGCACCCTGTCCGGCAAGACCAGCCTCATGCGCCTGATGGCCGGCCTGGACAAGCCCGACAGCGGCCGCATCCTGATGAACGGTGTGGACGTCACGCAAAAGCCGGTGCGCTTGCGCAACGTGTCCATGGTGTATCAGCAGTTCATCAACTACCCGACCATGACCGTGTTCGAAAACATTGCCTCGCCGTTGCGCCAGGCCGGTGTGGCCAACGAGCTGATCCAGAGCAAGGTGCTGGAAACGGCGCGAATGCTGCGCATCGAGAAATTCCTGCAACGCCACCCGCTGGAACTGTCCGGCGGCCAGCAACAGCGTACGGCCATGGCCCGGGCGCTGGTCAAAGACGCCGAGCTGATCCTGTTCGATGAACCGTTGGTCAACCTGGACTACAAGCTGCGCGAAGAACTGCGTCAGGAAATGCGCGAGCTGTTCAAGGCGCGCCACACCATCGCAATCTACGCCACCACCGAGCCCAACGAAGCCCTGGCGCTGGGCGGTACCACCACCATTCTTCACGAAGGCCGGGTGATTCAGAGCGGCAAGGCCGCCGAGGTCTATCACCAGCCACAAAGCGTATTGGCTGCCGAGCTGTTTTCCGAACCGCCGATCAACCTGATGCCGGGGCGCATCAGCGGCAATGAAGTGAGTTTCGCCAACTTCGTGCATTTCCCGCTCAACGTCGACCTGCGTCCCATCGGCGAAGGTGAATTCCGCTTCGGCGTGCGCCCCAGCCATATCAGCCTGGTGCCCAGCAACGACGATGACCTGGAGCTGGCGGTAACCGTGGAAGTCGCCGAGATCAGCGGTTCGGAAACCTTCCTGCACGTGCGCAGCGAACATTTCCTGCTCGTGCTGCACCTGCCGGGGGTGCATGAGTACGACGTCGACGCGCCGATCCGCGTGTATATCCCCACCCATAAACTGTTTGTGTTCGATGGCCAGGGCCGTTTGGTCCAGGCCCCCGGGCGCCGTGTCGCGAGGGTTGCCTGA
- a CDS encoding class I SAM-dependent methyltransferase yields the protein MSAQQLADRALLNLGRGLRESGYRFITPTPLTHERVYRRLGTPLAMNLRDVFGWSMPFDNELLPEAFRDELQQAEVIEKHDALWRSTVRWSSLDDLLFAHSPFPTVEADAVFFGPDSYRFAQVIQAYLQQRFEPVKRAVDIGCGAGVGALVIAHARQDAEVLAVDINPRALRLTAVNAELAGLANVSVYQSDVLASVEGEFDLIVANPPYMNDDRQRAYRHGGGALGEQLSVRIVSESLGRLAVGGSLVLYTGVAMVAGGDPFLEAVKPLLASDAYGWTYRELDPDVFGEELDKPGYERVERIAVVALTVTRLR from the coding sequence ATGTCTGCCCAACAATTGGCTGATCGTGCCTTGCTGAACCTCGGTCGAGGCTTGAGGGAGAGCGGCTACCGCTTCATCACGCCCACGCCATTGACCCACGAGCGCGTCTATCGACGCCTGGGGACACCTCTGGCGATGAATCTGCGCGATGTCTTCGGCTGGTCCATGCCGTTCGACAATGAGCTGTTGCCTGAAGCGTTTCGTGACGAGTTGCAGCAGGCCGAGGTGATCGAAAAACACGACGCCCTGTGGCGCAGCACGGTGCGCTGGTCGAGCCTGGATGATTTGCTGTTTGCCCATTCGCCTTTTCCCACCGTCGAGGCGGACGCGGTGTTTTTCGGCCCCGACAGTTATCGATTCGCCCAAGTGATCCAAGCTTATCTGCAGCAGCGTTTCGAGCCGGTTAAACGCGCGGTAGACATTGGCTGCGGAGCCGGTGTCGGCGCGCTGGTCATCGCCCATGCGCGGCAAGACGCCGAGGTGCTGGCGGTGGACATCAACCCCCGCGCCTTGCGCCTCACCGCGGTGAACGCCGAGCTGGCCGGCCTGGCAAATGTGAGCGTGTATCAAAGTGACGTGCTGGCCAGCGTCGAGGGCGAATTCGACCTGATCGTCGCAAACCCACCGTACATGAATGACGACCGCCAGCGCGCCTACCGCCATGGCGGCGGCGCGCTGGGCGAACAGCTGTCGGTGCGTATCGTCAGCGAATCCCTCGGGCGCCTCGCGGTTGGCGGTAGCCTGGTGCTGTATACCGGTGTGGCCATGGTGGCGGGCGGCGACCCTTTCCTGGAGGCGGTCAAGCCGCTGCTGGCCAGCGACGCCTATGGCTGGACCTATCGGGAACTGGACCCTGACGTCTTCGGCGAAGAACTCGATAAGCCCGGTTATGAACGCGTCGAGCGGATCGCCGTGGTGGCGCTCACCGTCACTCGCCTACGCTGA
- a CDS encoding stability determinant codes for MAVPLSPVVSEFETEEQASSHDLWFRKKVEKSLTNPGPGVPHDEVMARVEAIIQQAERKQRAKV; via the coding sequence ATGGCTGTTCCACTTTCCCCAGTTGTTTCGGAGTTTGAAACCGAAGAGCAGGCGAGTAGCCATGATCTCTGGTTTCGTAAAAAAGTCGAAAAAAGCCTGACCAATCCCGGCCCCGGCGTGCCTCATGATGAAGTCATGGCGAGGGTTGAAGCGATCATTCAGCAAGCGGAGCGTAAACAGAGGGCGAAAGTCTGA
- a CDS encoding ABC transporter ATP-binding protein: MAEIHLQNLAHSYSPTPSGPEDYAIRAMNHVWEQGGAYALLGPSGCGKSTLLNIISGLLSPSEGQVLFDTQVVNDLTPEKRNIAQVFQFPVVYDTMTVFDNLAFPLRNQGMAEAKIHSKVQEIAEVLDLQNLLSKKARNLTADEKQKVSMGRGLVRDDVSAILFDEPLTVIDPHLKWKLRRKLKQIHEQFNITMVYVTHDQLEASTFADKIAVMYGGQIVQFGTPRELFERPSHTFVGYFIGSPGMNLIEVQAEAGGVRFANTLLPLSEALQQRLSATDYKKLQVGIRPEFIHVWDEHNPDALQADVTHVEDLGTYKIMTLDLDGATLKVRLAEDKPVPEGRACISFPAQWLMLYADDYLLEVQP; the protein is encoded by the coding sequence ATGGCCGAGATCCACTTGCAGAACCTGGCGCACAGCTACAGCCCTACGCCGAGCGGCCCGGAAGACTACGCCATCCGCGCCATGAACCACGTGTGGGAGCAGGGCGGTGCCTACGCCTTGCTCGGCCCGTCGGGCTGCGGCAAGTCGACCTTGCTCAACATTATTTCCGGCCTGCTCAGCCCCTCCGAAGGCCAGGTGCTGTTCGATACCCAGGTGGTCAACGACCTCACCCCGGAAAAGCGCAACATCGCCCAGGTGTTCCAGTTCCCGGTGGTGTACGACACCATGACGGTGTTCGATAACCTGGCGTTTCCCCTGCGCAACCAGGGCATGGCCGAGGCGAAAATTCATAGCAAGGTGCAGGAAATCGCCGAGGTCCTCGACCTGCAGAACCTGTTGAGCAAAAAAGCCCGCAACCTCACCGCCGACGAAAAACAAAAAGTCTCCATGGGCCGTGGCCTGGTGCGCGACGACGTGTCGGCGATCCTGTTCGACGAGCCGCTGACGGTGATCGACCCGCACCTGAAATGGAAACTGCGGCGCAAGCTCAAGCAGATTCACGAGCAGTTCAATATCACCATGGTCTACGTCACCCACGACCAGCTTGAAGCCTCCACCTTCGCCGATAAAATCGCGGTGATGTACGGCGGGCAGATCGTGCAGTTCGGTACGCCGCGGGAATTGTTCGAGCGGCCGAGCCACACCTTCGTCGGTTATTTCATCGGCAGCCCCGGGATGAATCTGATCGAGGTGCAGGCCGAGGCGGGCGGGGTGCGGTTTGCCAACACGCTGTTGCCGCTGTCCGAGGCGTTGCAGCAACGCCTCAGCGCCACCGACTACAAGAAGCTGCAGGTGGGTATTCGCCCGGAATTCATCCATGTGTGGGACGAGCACAACCCTGACGCCTTGCAGGCCGACGTCACTCACGTTGAAGACCTCGGCACCTACAAGATCATGACCCTCGACCTCGATGGCGCCACGCTCAAAGTGCGCCTGGCCGAAGACAAACCGGTGCCCGAAGGCCGAGCCTGCATCAGCTTCCCCGCGCAATGGCTGATGCTCTACGCCGACGATTACCTGCTGGAGGTGCAGCCATGA
- a CDS encoding carbohydrate ABC transporter permease: MNKVQNNKAWWLVLPVFLLVAFSAVIPMMTVVNYSVQDIFDQSSRYFVGADWYKQVLLDPRLHDSLLRQFIYSACVLLIEIPLGIAIALTMPTKGRWSSLVLIVLAIPLLIPWNVVGTIWQIFGRADIGLLGYSLNAMGISYNYAANTMDAWVTVLVMDVWHWTSLVALLCYSGLRAIPDVYYQAARIDRASAWAVFRHIQLPKMKSVLLIAVMLRFMDSFMIYTEPFVLTGGGPGNATTFLSQTLTQMAVGQFDLGPAAAFSLVYFLIILLVSWLFYTAMTHSDANR, encoded by the coding sequence ATGAACAAGGTGCAGAACAACAAGGCCTGGTGGCTGGTGCTGCCGGTGTTCCTGCTGGTGGCGTTCAGCGCCGTGATCCCGATGATGACGGTGGTCAACTACTCGGTGCAGGATATTTTCGACCAGTCCAGCCGCTACTTCGTCGGCGCCGACTGGTACAAGCAGGTGCTGCTCGACCCGCGCCTGCACGATTCGCTGCTGCGCCAGTTTATCTATTCGGCCTGTGTGCTGCTGATCGAAATTCCCCTGGGCATTGCCATCGCCCTGACCATGCCGACCAAGGGCCGCTGGTCGTCGCTGGTGTTGATCGTGCTGGCGATCCCCTTGCTGATTCCGTGGAACGTGGTCGGTACCATCTGGCAGATCTTCGGCCGCGCCGACATCGGCCTGCTCGGTTACAGCCTCAACGCTATGGGCATCAGCTACAACTATGCGGCCAACACCATGGACGCCTGGGTCACCGTGCTGGTGATGGACGTGTGGCACTGGACCTCTCTGGTGGCGTTGCTGTGCTATTCGGGGCTGCGGGCGATTCCGGACGTGTACTACCAGGCTGCGCGTATCGATCGCGCATCGGCCTGGGCGGTGTTCCGACATATCCAGCTGCCCAAGATGAAAAGCGTGCTGTTGATCGCGGTGATGCTGCGCTTCATGGACAGCTTCATGATCTACACCGAGCCGTTCGTACTCACCGGCGGCGGGCCGGGGAATGCAACCACCTTCCTCAGTCAGACCTTGACCCAGATGGCGGTAGGCCAATTCGACCTCGGCCCGGCGGCGGCATTTTCGCTGGTGTACTTCCTGATCATCCTGTTGGTGTCCTGGCTGTTCTACACCGCCATGACCCACTCCGACGCCAACCGCTGA
- a CDS encoding iron-containing redox enzyme family protein has protein sequence MTLLTALSGQPASVTDAAHGRHQRVYQQLYGESPDAMELAREYLQDQLAQVETTASDLPDSPEQLPAWVEQRCAAVAQAYAEYLEQRQQGRPRRYFHNKAHALYVLQRVAPTKQVDGAWLYGLLHYWQDQRFDGLLTTYLEELGDGEAAQNHVVIYRKLLSEHDADSEAGLEDDHYLQGALQLALGLCADEFLPEIIGYNLGYEQLPLHLLITAYELSELGIDPYYFTLHVTIDNASSGHASKAAQSVLNLLPLGEGREDFYRRVAAGYRLNDLGPGTTAVIEQFDLQEEVVAMLERKRTFGQHMHSDYCRFEGKTVNQWLAKPGQIADFLKAMEDKGWIKRNQEPSESRFWQLIEGAGAAMFGVFSGYEKQVLHDWIAGDWIGTQRVPPVRPGRGSRFSREQHRPADPDTQALADSLWNLPDEQQLGTLIPWMSARRHCSPAGLYATRRFIQLRARLR, from the coding sequence ATGACACTCCTTACAGCGCTGTCGGGCCAACCGGCCTCTGTCACTGACGCGGCCCATGGTCGCCATCAACGGGTCTACCAACAGTTGTATGGTGAATCGCCGGACGCCATGGAACTGGCGCGGGAATACCTGCAGGACCAACTGGCCCAGGTAGAAACGACCGCCAGCGACCTGCCCGATTCGCCCGAACAACTGCCGGCCTGGGTCGAACAGCGTTGCGCTGCCGTAGCCCAGGCGTACGCCGAGTACCTGGAGCAACGCCAGCAAGGCCGCCCCCGTCGCTACTTCCACAACAAGGCCCACGCCTTGTATGTGCTGCAACGCGTGGCGCCGACCAAACAGGTGGACGGCGCCTGGCTCTACGGCCTGCTGCACTATTGGCAGGACCAGCGTTTCGACGGCCTGCTCACCACCTACCTCGAAGAGTTGGGCGACGGCGAGGCCGCACAGAACCACGTGGTGATCTATCGCAAGCTGCTCAGCGAGCACGACGCCGACAGCGAGGCGGGGCTTGAGGATGACCACTATCTGCAAGGCGCCCTGCAACTGGCCCTGGGCCTGTGCGCCGATGAGTTTCTGCCGGAGATCATCGGCTACAACCTCGGCTACGAGCAGTTGCCGCTACACCTGTTGATCACCGCGTACGAGCTGAGCGAGCTGGGCATCGACCCCTATTACTTCACCCTTCATGTGACCATCGACAACGCCAGCAGCGGCCACGCCAGCAAAGCCGCGCAGTCGGTGTTGAACTTGCTGCCGCTGGGCGAGGGCAGGGAAGACTTCTACCGTCGTGTCGCCGCTGGCTACCGCCTCAACGACCTCGGCCCAGGCACCACTGCGGTGATCGAACAGTTCGATCTGCAGGAAGAAGTGGTGGCCATGCTCGAGCGCAAGCGCACCTTTGGCCAGCACATGCATTCGGACTATTGCCGCTTTGAAGGCAAGACCGTCAACCAATGGCTGGCCAAGCCCGGGCAGATCGCAGATTTCCTCAAGGCGATGGAAGACAAAGGCTGGATCAAACGCAACCAGGAGCCCTCCGAAAGCCGCTTCTGGCAGCTGATCGAGGGCGCGGGCGCCGCGATGTTCGGCGTGTTCAGCGGTTACGAAAAACAGGTGCTGCATGACTGGATCGCCGGTGACTGGATCGGCACCCAGCGCGTACCGCCGGTACGGCCGGGGCGCGGCAGCCGTTTTTCTCGTGAACAGCATCGGCCGGCCGATCCGGACACCCAGGCCCTTGCCGATTCATTGTGGAACCTGCCCGATGAACAACAGCTGGGCACGCTGATCCCGTGGATGTCGGCGCGGCGCCATTGCAGCCCCGCAGGCCTATACGCTACCCGCCGTTTTATCCAACTGCGCGCGCGCCTGCGCTAA
- a CDS encoding DUF2160 domain-containing protein, translated as MEWMAWTTPTALFFGGIALILAGMTTWELRSPSIPRRGFLPISTTRGDRLFIGLLGSAYLHLLVIGATGWSIWVATALSLVWLLSVMRWG; from the coding sequence ATGGAATGGATGGCCTGGACCACCCCGACTGCACTGTTCTTTGGCGGCATCGCGCTGATTCTGGCGGGCATGACCACCTGGGAGTTGCGCTCGCCGAGTATCCCTCGGCGGGGTTTTCTGCCGATCAGCACCACCCGTGGTGATCGTTTGTTTATCGGTCTTCTCGGCAGCGCCTACCTGCATTTGCTGGTAATCGGCGCCACCGGCTGGAGCATCTGGGTGGCGACCGCGCTGTCCCTGGTGTGGCTGTTGAGTGTGATGCGCTGGGGCTAG